A stretch of DNA from Anopheles ziemanni chromosome 3, idAnoZiCoDA_A2_x.2, whole genome shotgun sequence:
ACGGTAATTTTAAATACtattatttgatcatttttctAACAAAAAATTGTTTCGTTACTGCTTCTTCGTAGGTCTTTGACGCGACAAACTCCACCCGCGACCGTCGTCAGATGATACGTGAGATCGTGGTAAAGAAGATGGGCTACAAGCTGTTCTTCGTCGAATCGGTCTGCGATGATCCGAGCATTATCGAACAAAACATCATGGTAAGCCTTTTCTGACACGAatggataatacatttttagGAGGCAAATGTTTTTCACCTTTTCGAGATAGCTAATTCGCCAACATAGattcaaacaaaatttgtTATGGATGGTTGGATGGATCAATCAGGTGGCgaaaataatttactttttcCATTCATCATCCCAGGTCAAACTAAGTGGCTTGGAGCATCATCCGCCACTGCTTTCGAACGAGGTGACTATTGTGTGCTTCACTGTTCACTGCCGGATATGGTTTACAAAAACCTGGCAAACCCCCCTTCCTCTTGCCCGTAGTAATTGCAAGCTGTACTCTTTGTAGCTAACAATGGTCGTTTTCGTCTCCGAGTGTTCCATCAATGGTCCGTGTAATTCACGAGTACTTTTGTTTCGAGCTCTTCGTGTATGATCGCATATCTGACAACAGTTTGTCCACATTCGGTAGCACTTCCCCGTACGACGTTGCTTCGTCCCGGACAGACTCTAGAAACGTAAGAACACTTTGCAGCTGTTCTATCGATATGTTGTCGCAGTTCGAAGCCAGTAGAGCCACCGTTACTATGGCTTTCACCAAAAGTCGCTCTTGTTctaatgattttattctgGTTCCTATTATTTTACTCATGATTAAGGTTTAGTAAGTAATTTCGATTATAGGGTGATTTTAGTAGATCGCAAATTTCATGAACAAAGCAATTGTTTTCCAAACTCCTACTGCGTTGATGGGATATTTAATTGAACTGGTTACTGAGATTAAAAACCAGTCCATAATGCATTTACTTGTTGTACCTCTCTGAACGCATTAGGAACTTATTAAGCAAGCCAGAATTTCTGTAACTTCGTTAGCTTCCTTCAAGattaatcatatttttatgtaatcttgttaaccaaaacaaaagttgtTCATGCTCCagttttgtatttgtattgtgttttgtgaTCAAACTATACTCCAGATCCCCCCCGGCAGTTACTAACCCAATGTTTTTCTGTGTctccttttcgtttcattcctCGTTCAACCACACTAAATGGATGTAAACACACCTGTGTACGACCTTTTGGACATACCTACCCACCCGGCTTACCCGGCCTAATGTGCACAGGAAGTGAAAGTAAGCAGCCCAGACTACCGCAACATGAACATGGAGGAGGCACTGTCCGACTTCCGGCTGCGTATCGAGCACTACCAGGAGCGGTACGAACCGCTGAGCGAGGAGCTTGAGAAGGACCTTTCCTACATGAAGATCTACAACACAGGAGAAAAGGTGGTCGTGCATAAGCACGAGGGACACATACAGTCCCGGATCGTCTACTACCTGATGAACATTCACATTACCCCGAGGACGATCTATTTAACGAGAGTAAGTAGCTTCAAACGGTTGGTACACGCAAAAGTGGTATagtttcattaatttttgCACGgtgttctttatttttctactaCGATATCAGCATGGCGAAAGTGAGCATAACCTACAGGGACTGATTGGCGGCGATTCGAACCTCAGCGAACGGGGTCGACGTTACGCGCAGGCACTGGCAAAATACATCGACGAGCAGCAGATCGAAGGGTTGCGCGTTTGGACCTCCTGGCTCAAGCGCACCATCCAGACGGTGGCGGACGTTAACGCTCCCCAGGAACGCTGGAAGGCTCTCAACGAAATTGATGCAGTAAGTCAACGCACCCGTTACCTAGTGACAAACAACGGTCAAACTCAATGTTAATACCATTTcttttcgtgtttgttttattctccAGGGTATCTGCGAGGAAATGACGTATGAGGACATCCAGACACGATTTCCGGAAGAGTTTAAGGCGCGTGATCAGAACAAGTTCGCCTATCGCTACCCGCGCGGCGAAAGCTACGAGGATTTGGTCGTGCGGCTCGAGCCGGTCATGATGGAGCTGGAGCGGCAAGGCAACGTGCTGGTCGTGTCCCACCAGGCAGTGTTGCGGTGTGTGCTGGCTTACTTTTTGGACAAATCGGCAGGTAGGGGAATTAACTGGGAGACAGTTTCGGAAAACATCTTTCTTTATTTCGGTTCCGTTGGTCTTATGGTTCTTTTATGTGTCCGTTTTTAGATGAGCTACCATACTTGAAAGTGCCTCTCCACACGATCATTAAACTGACGCCGGTTGCATACGGTTGCAAGGTGGAACACATCATGCTTCCCATCACCGCGGTCGATACGCATCGCGCCAAACCAGAGGTAAGCATCGTTATTTCGATCGGTAATTCGAATCTGGGCTGGCTGGGGACGTGAAGCAAGCGGTTCCAGCACGTGGTCCTTTACCTAACACTCTCGCTGACATAACCCAATTGCTCTGTGTTATCCTGGTGCCTGCTATTTTTAACCTAAGTACGTTAACTGTTGCACTATTAACTCGCCCCActctttgtttgttgtttgtataATTTGTTGTTCGTTGCGTTGTGTGGCTAATTGGTGGTTTTGGTAGATATAAATTGTCCCCCTTTAATCATAACTCAGCTCAACTTGCTACATTCCGCTGCTACGGTAGGGAGGAACAAGTCAACGGTGTTAGTTAACAAACGAAACGAGTCCGTTAAAGTAGGTAGTCAGTGTAGCCTGTGTTTGTTGCGTTGTTCAAGCGATCGTCGTGTTCTGTCCTCATATCCAcggtttaaatttttttcctGTTAAACAATACAGTTTGCTGAATCAAACATACGCACAGTAACATTggactatttttattttttaactgctGTTTGGGTTGAATACTTAAGTGGGGAGCTGCTTTTAGAAAATATTGCCGCCTCAGTGATATTGATGAGAGCCTTTCTGGCATTTACAGTAAACTCCCGATTATTTGAGTGCGGATTACGTATTAATTCTTTTTGTAATACGtattttttactttcgaaCAATCATTTAATAGCTTACTtaaaaagaaggaagaaaataatgaaatgttcCAACATAAAGTACCAATGGTTGGGGGCTTTTTTCTTAGGCCCCTACGCTTTCCTGCTGTAAAAAAAGCTAACAATACTTCAATGAATGCCCgctcgttaagggcttactagaTATTCTTCCCTTTGCATACGTGCGTGAATGGTCAGTCCTTTCCGTACACGAGAGGTTTCGGTCCCGGGTGgtgattcgaacccacgccgtcaagAAAACGCCTCGACGGCTGGTTTACAAACTGGCGTAACCGCTCGGCTATCGCGGACCTCCGACAGATTTTTGGAACATGTTGGGGATTATTCAAGGAGCTGGCTTATTCGTGCTTATCATACCACCCTTTACTGCGGACAATTAAGAGTCTGGTGTAGTTTAAATTTTCGTCGCTATCTATTACTGTGCGTATACTTTACCAACAGTGACTGCATGACACCGTGCGCAAATGATCAACGTTTCAGACACTACACTAGCTCCACATTGTTCTCCATTGCTCCCCTCTTCCTGTTTGTCGctgatttttaaacaaatttgaaactgATCCGGTTTGTACTAACCCTAGCTCGTAGGCGCAACCAGAGGCGCATACATTCAACATTCGAAATTTTTCTCTATACTCACCCTTTCTTTCCCCTTTCCCCTCCCTCTTTCACTAACGGATTACACCTTTTCGAACGGTTGGCACCCGGGTGGTCACATTCCCGCAATATTTGCAATACCCTCTCCCACATCCATCGTCCTTTTGgggaatcgaatcgaatcctTCCGTCCCTTCTCTTCCAGAACGAGCCGGATCTGGACGATTCCTTCGACAGCACCGTGGGTGGAAGCCCACCGAACGGAAAGCAGATCCTGCTCAACGGTTCAAACGGAGAGTGTCGCTTCTTTCCCAACAACTCGTAAATAATCGGCGTAGTGTTGATCGGGTCGGTCGGTTACTATCAGTGGGGGTCCCTTTTAGGCAGTAACCAGGAGCAGCACGTTAGCATTACCACCAATGGTCATTTCAGTTCTAAGTGTGTTAGTCCTCCAGTCACACTACATTCACATTTCatttcggatttttttttaaacagtatTCATCATTCAACCGTCATAATTTGATTGTTTGCTCATTTCCGCTACAgtcgtttttaatttatattattatGTATGTATACAAACAATTTGGTTAATTGATGTTACTTCGTAGAATCGAtacaaatttttcattttatgttttcagtaaaaaattattttaaaaaaatgaacgatCGTCACTTGTGCTTCGTTTCTGTGCTTTCTTGgctatgaatgggatgcaacgttactagaaaaaaatatttacatcaaTATAAAAAAGCACGTTTCTTCTTTCGAGCAGTTAGCTACACCCATTGTTCTAATACTCCATCCAGCACTTCATTTGTAAATATCAAACGTTAATTATAAGCATAAAGCAGGCACCATGGGAGCAAAGAGCAGAAAGTGTGGGGGATGTTGGAAAATACCTACCCATACGCCGAAAGTAAACGTCTTCCAACGCTAATGCACCTACCGGTCGGGGATATTGCTGGGGAATTTATTTTGCAGGTCCCGGGTGACTTGGATCCAAAGTTTTGGGGCAAACCAAACCCGAATCCAGTCGAGAAGAAGAGCAAGTAAAAGAACGCTCGGCAGCCTTCCGGATGAATCCATCTCCCTCTGTATGTGCAACGCCGGTTGCCCGATTTGTGTGCATTATGATCATGCGCAGCCCATAGAACTCTCAAACAGCTACCGGTTCTGGTTCCAGGGCTAGGGAAAGGCAGTGACTTAAAATTGTTTCTGCAAAGCCGAGCCCACCGCCGAAGGCATCACACAGTGGACAAGGGAGCTGATGGAGGTGGAAGAGGAGATGAACAACTGTACATAAGATGGCAGCGTTaagtgttttagttttttgttaactCGTTCTCATTTTAGAGTACCCGATTCCATGTTTTACGTCTTGTAGTAGCGTGCTCTTGAAACAGATTTCATTTTAGATGCATTTGTAATGAGTAAAATATGTGACCAACGTTCGTGGAACTAACAAACATAATTCAAAACAGGCTAGCAACAGGTATCAAGAGGCTATCAATCGGGAAAAAGACAATTACGTAGCATTGGCTCTGGGTTAGAACTGGAGAaacattttatataatttataGTACGTAGTGGCAACCGATAGAGGAATAGGCGACGTTCAATATCTACCAGCAAGATCCCAAGAACTATCGTTGGTCATCGTGCCGTTGAGCGCGCGTCTCATTGTGGCTTTAGGTATTGTCATTCCTTGTTCTAATCAGTCCTACATTAATCGAGCcacaatgaaaataaattacatattGTAAGGAGTAAGGTAGCGACAACTAGACATCTCTACCCGCAAAAGTACATTCGTGAGTGTGGGAACTGTTCGATGGAACTAACAAAATAGTGAATAAAATgaccaacacaaaaaaaagcatgaaTAAGAGAGATATAATCTCCCGAAGACTGGAAAATTCGGTGTTTTTAATCACTGTAACTGTTAAACATAACACTCCAGAAGAAGGGCATCAATAAGGTAAGGTTTGTAAAGTGAGCATGTATGAAAATTTTCACGTTCCTATAAAACTGATGTTTTCTTACTGTGTTGAGTGACGTGTCAACCCGTGGTTTTTCTCATCATAGCGATCGAATTTATTATTCAGTACAGTTTTTTCGCCCtttccattattttattttaactgcTTTGATTATTTCCAGAAAACAGACCGAGGGTTGTGCACCGACTTAATTGTACCGTTCTTGGATTAATCATTCATACTGTgccaattattttttcaataaaaaaaacaaaacaatttattaaCAAAGCGTGTTTATCGGCCTTTTTTGAGGGTATAAGCAAAATTTCCATAAATATACAAAACTCGCGATGAATCAAATCGTCCAGTAATACTTGGGattgttttcttaaaaattaAGCATACATTGCTTTTTTCGATACCCATGTGGGGCTGACTTTTCGTGCAAACGATGAAATCTTGCGGCGCGatcataatttgttttcctaaGAATATTACACTGTATTAAATATCGATTTTCCCTGCTGTCTTTTGGTCAAAGTCATCTGCTGTAGATCGTGTGTTGGGTGAGCAGTGGAGCAAAGTAAAACAAGCAATTGGATATTTTTTGATAGTTTGATGAttgtttttgattaaaattgattCGTAAACTTGAAAAATTTCATTGCGATATTGGGAAATGCCTTTACCGCctacttttatattttttaatttttttttatagttatttATCGCAAACTAATGAATAAACTGCTGGACTATTGTCATTTGAATACGCGGCTTTGTTTAGAAAGGGGTTTAGACCACGCGTGAAATTGCCTCGAGTTGCTGGTTTGCGCAGTCGAAAACAGTCGAGTGCAAAGGCTTAACACCCTAAACAAGATTTGGacgcatttttatttgcaatcaATTTAATAAACATTCTTCTTTCCTAATTAGAGGCAAAATTATATGCATGGGGCAAAATAGGGGCCTTTGCGCCCAGCAACTTCGTCACTTGCCAACGAAcaaaggaaatttaaatttcatggTTGTCAACACGTTCGCGCGAACATGTTTGTGACATCTCGGAGCTGATTGAAACAGCATTCCGCTTGACACGCGCTTGACATTACGTCACTTGGAATGATCATTCCGCGCGGATCACTCGTAAATTTAAAACAGTCTCGGAAGAAGTTGCtaaaatttcatttgtttgattgtAAAGAAGGGTGTCCTGAAAGCATTTCATGCACGAACGTAAGTCCATGAATGTAGGGATTGTATTGTTAAGCAAATTAACtaattgtgtgtgttttttcttcatttctacATGTGTATTTTTGATGCTCCATGTTACACGTCGAATGAACAGTCGTGAAGTTGCTGCATTGTGATTTTTTACACTGTTGGTGCACCAAGTATGCTTTGGCGCTCTTTTTAATGAGAACAGACGTTTAGCTTTGGTTTTGTAAAGTGACTACACTCTAGTGAAAAGACTTACTGCAAAAAATTCAACACATATTTCGTGTAGATTGTGACCAACCATAACCGCACATTACCGTTTCTGATTAATTTCGTGCGCTACTGTGAAGTAAAAATGGCGTCAACGGATAAATTACAGTTGCATGTCAAACTATTAAATGGACGATTAGTGATTGAGGGCATCGGTAGGCAAATTGCCATCAGTAGTTTGGTGACAATGGAACGTTTCCTGGAAAAGCCTAATGCCGAAGAATTACGCGTTATTGCCACGGACTGCATTACTATCGATGCAGATTTGAAGAACACGCATTGGCACGGGAAGAATATAGTGATGCTAACGGATGCGATAATAGTTACCAAACCTGTTACGTTTGACGTttcgggaaagaaaaatgatcatGTCTACCCCGAAGATGCCGGCACCGATAAAGGTGGTGACGGTATGCAAGGCAAGGACGGTTATCCTGGTGAAAGTGGCGGAAATGTTCTGATACTGGCAAACAGTATtgaaaatgctagaaacttgACAATTGTATCGAACGGTGGAGATGGAAGCAACGGTCAAAATGGTGGCCCTGGAAGAGACGGAGAAAATGGCACCGGAATTGGTTTGAGTGAGTTTTTGCGCAAATTTCCCGTGACTGCGGCGTTTGCCCCACATGCTAGAAGAAGTCCGTTCATCACAACAATTGAAAGTATTGAACGGTGTGCACGTACCACTAACTGCCAGTGGATTCTCACTCCCGGCTTTTCATCAAACAAGTTTGTATTGGAGAAAGCACGACCGGTAGCACCCAATTGCTGCATATTTATAGAGGCCGTTACAcacgaaggaaatgaaataacattttcttacgAATGTGGAAGCGAAATAGCTGTCAATTGCCAGTCGTTCTTGTTGTTCAAGGGTTCCCCGGGTAAAAGTGGCGGCAACGGGGGACAAGGTGGTCTTGGTGGCCAGGGTGGGTACGCTGGTGAGGTAATAGTCGCGATCTTTGAAGAAGGTAAAAAGTTTGAGATAAGAAAAACCACCCAACAGGGAAGAGATGGGAAATCTGGATCGGGAGGCCTGTATGGCAGTCACGGGAAAAATGGATGGGACATGGGCTATACCGACTATTCGGTGTCAAACTTTTTCACCGAATCTTGGCCAAAATACTTCGGTCTGGATGGCAATAGTAAACTCGCAGTGGAATACCATAGCGAAAACTCAAGTTCGCGTGTTTATTGTACCTACAAGGATATGTACGCTACGATCAAGCGATCCGAAATCGACGTTATGCGACAAACACAATTTACCGAGTTTCACAATAAGAGAGATGAACGCGATCGCAAACATTACGCTCTTGCAACTAGGAAAAAACCAATTCTGGAAACTGCTATACGTCAAACTTACTCGAAGTATCTAAACTTACTTCCGCAAGTCGAATGTGCCACCCAAGATCCTACCAAAAGAGTACAGCGAGAGGAAAGTAACATAAAATCGAATATAACATGTTTTGTTCAATCTGATAccaaaaaatatatagcacAAAAACAGGCCTTCGAATCACGTACCAAGCGACATGTACAATTCCTTTCGCAAACTAATAACTACGCTCGGAAAGGATATGCCACTCAAATGCATGCACAGGATCACGGTATCATCGATGCATCAGGTATCATTAATTCATTGTCAATTCAACTTTCATCTACTAGAGCGTCGGAAGTAGGAACGGTACTACAAACTATCGCTATTTCCGCCTTTGACCTTCAACCTCTCTTTAACGACCTagaaaatgtgaagcaaagTTTCACAAAAGAACCTGCAGGAAAGATTCGTACGCTTCAGTGGTTGGAAGAGTTAATGATCAAAAAGTACAAAATCGCGATATTGGAAGAAGTAGCTAAAACGTTGCCCAATTATGAAAAGTTTAATCCAAACGTTCTGCGCTCTTTGACAGCCGAAGAAGCTACCCGATACCTTATAGCAGGTTCCGTCGGTGAGAAACAAATCTCACACCCTCTGTTGGGACGACTCAATCAGTACCTGTTTGTAAATTCCCACGAACAACGCAATAGGATGTCCGCATACTGTAGAGAAGAGCTACCAAGCAATCATACCGTTCTCGGACGGGCGCTGGAACTGTACGTTTTCGATGCGGGTCAATCGGACACACCGCCAGACTGCATCAGAAATTACTTCGATGAATATAGGAGTTTTTTCGAACAATCGAAATGGACTGTTAGTTCTTCGTTCGAGCAATTTATGCGGCAACTTGCGGAGCCAAAGAATGAGGATTTTTTACGCCTAATGGAGGAACGTAACACTAGAGGGGAACCATTCGAGGGGTTCGATGCCAAATATGATTATTTGGCTTGTCAGTACAAATTCCTTGCTAGCTGGATAAAGTGCTGCAATGATGCAGATGTGCGTAATCAATTTTGTGAATTCGTGAAAAATACCGGCGCAGAATCTAAAACTTATCGGGAATTATTGTCTTTGATCTTCGATGTGAACATTCGTTTATATCGAAAGGATTTAGAAGACGAGATGTTTCTgcaagaaaatttaaatgctTCGTCCAACACAGTGGTCTATTTGCTCCGTGAAGCCACTGAACTCGTTCAACTGAGCATCGATAAAAATAACTTACATCTACAGCATGAACGACGAAAGAAGGATAAAACATTCGAAAAGATTCTTACTAAAATTAGAACATTAAATCATAAGCAGGACCTTGATCAAAGCTTGCACTCGATCACTTTTTgggataaaaattcaaaagaaatATCTCCTAGTGTAGAGTGTGAAAATGGTGATCCGCAGgtcataataaaatattttcctcaGGAGGAAAGGCTCGAATTAGGCGTGAGGCTTTCAAAAATGACACCAGCATACATTGGACAAGAAGGAATCTTATTTCACTTGCAGAATAGATTCGCTTGTGAAGGACGACATGTATCATGTGAAGAGATGTACTTCTTCATTAATTCTATCCTGTCTTATTTCCTAGAAGGAGGACAAGAGCAGTACACGTTCGCTTGGCTCATTGCAGCGTATCCTCAACGTAATTGGACGGACGAATTGGTTTTACTTCgcttggaaaattattttaaggcACAATTAAAAGAGAAAGCAAAATGGCGAGTGTACTTAtcgaaaatacaaaacaaagaagttTTGATACTGCTTAGTGCTAACTTAGTTCAAGCGAAATCACTAACTACTGGTCGGATGGAAACCATTTTGTACCTATTGAGTCATATTAATAGTGGATCAGTCTTTCTTGAACGATTGGAGTTGTCCGAGTGGCCATATGTACTCAAAGAAAAGTTTTGGCTTAGCAAACTGAAAGAAGTTTGTAATGTTAAAGGCGATGATGATTTATCAACCGCTTCCTACTATGTCCTCTCTATAGAAAATATGTACGGCACAgagttggtggaaaatttgttgaaaatactCCATGAAAAAATAACGGCCGAAAGAGTAAGCTCTAACACATTTATCACCATATTGTCTTACTTCCATAACGGGAAATGGAATCTTTCCGACGCAGACTTGCAGAAACTGAAATACGGCCGTTGCAGTGAATGGATGACATTAATGAATGTAAAGTATAATTCATCAAATGATAAGCGCAACATTTCACAATTGGTTGAGATGATCATGTGTAATGCTAATAGTTTTGAGCTTGTTAAAAAGAACATTGAAAGATCGATCATTGAAATAAATGAGAGGAACTACGAGATTAAGAAGAATATACCCGTCAAATTCAAAGGAATTGTGAACTTCCAATCAAACACTAAAATGGTACACAAGTTTACCGAGAACGACATTCGAATGTGGGCCAAATACTTTAGCGCAAGGGAGTATAAAACCGAGGTGGGAGATCTTCAGGAAATGCTTGCCGTGATCGATCGAGCAGTAGTGCTCAAAAGAGGTTTCAATCTTCGCGATACTCAAAAACTAGCTGTGCTGACTTTATTGGCAAATGGCCGCAGTATCTTGGCCCAAGTTTCCACAGGAGAAGGCAAATCATTGATCGTAGTGGCAGCTGCCATAATGAAAGCATTGTTCGGGGAGAAAGTCGATATAGTAACTAGCTCTTCAGTTCTGGCTAAGCGTGATGCAGAAAATAACAATGATATCTACAGCTTGTTCGGTATCACCGTTTCACATAATTGTAGTGAAGATACAGAGAAACGTAGAGAAGCTTATGTGCTATGCCAAGTAGTGTATGGCGATCTGGGAAGTTTCCAACGAGATTATCTGTTGGATCGATTCTATGGGAAGAATATACTCGGAGATCGTGACTTCACGAACGTCATTGTGGACGAGGTCGACAGTATGCTTGTCGACAAAGGCAATAATATGCTGTACCTATCGCATGATATACCTTGGATGGACAAGCTGGAATCGGTGTATCTCTTCATTTGGCAACGGATCAATCGACCCGAACAAATTGTCTATTCATTTGATCTGGAAGTAAAATGTATCGAAGCGGCAGTCTTGAGCGATTTGTATGGCATGATTAGGGAACAGGATATTGCGAAAATTGATGTGACACTTAGTGATCGCGATTGTAAAGTGATATGGTTAGAATTGGTAAATTCCGAAGATGCTTGACGAACGAGGCAGGTTGTTGATAGAATCCTTAGACGGATTGAAGATAAGTGAGTCATTGA
This window harbors:
- the LOC131290028 gene encoding 6-phosphofructo-2-kinase/fructose-2,6-bisphosphatase-like isoform X2, which codes for MATDEKKSNDNMISLGWKFLNKETFGNGERANYVNSPHVIAMVGLPARGKTYISKKLSRYLNWIGINTKVFNLGEYRRHATDAYRSHEFFRPDNEEAMAIRQHCAELALEDVCNWLENGGEVAVFDATNSTRDRRQMIREIVVKKMGYKLFFVESVCDDPSIIEQNIMEVKVSSPDYRNMNMEEALSDFRLRIEHYQERYEPLSEELEKDLSYMKIYNTGEKVVVHKHEGHIQSRIVYYLMNIHITPRTIYLTRHGESEHNLQGLIGGDSNLSERGRRYAQALAKYIDEQQIEGLRVWTSWLKRTIQTVADVNAPQERWKALNEIDAGICEEMTYEDIQTRFPEEFKARDQNKFAYRYPRGESYEDLVVRLEPVMMELERQGNVLVVSHQAVLRCVLAYFLDKSADELPYLKVPLHTIIKLTPVAYGCKVEHIMLPITAVDTHRAKPENEPDLDDSFDSTVGGSPPNGKQILLNGSNGECRFFPNNS
- the LOC131290028 gene encoding 6-phosphofructo-2-kinase/fructose-2,6-bisphosphatase-like isoform X1, with the translated sequence MDVIVSASAGATTATSPPPPSGPAPTAAVVAAAIASRSLRVRTSSQSGKQPGEVLSEIQLCPSVMSEGTRKMLPPTTETIQTKPFPIRGERANYVNSPHVIAMVGLPARGKTYISKKLSRYLNWIGINTKVFNLGEYRRHATDAYRSHEFFRPDNEEAMAIRQHCAELALEDVCNWLENGGEVAVFDATNSTRDRRQMIREIVVKKMGYKLFFVESVCDDPSIIEQNIMVKLSGLEHHPPLLSNEEVKVSSPDYRNMNMEEALSDFRLRIEHYQERYEPLSEELEKDLSYMKIYNTGEKVVVHKHEGHIQSRIVYYLMNIHITPRTIYLTRHGESEHNLQGLIGGDSNLSERGRRYAQALAKYIDEQQIEGLRVWTSWLKRTIQTVADVNAPQERWKALNEIDAGICEEMTYEDIQTRFPEEFKARDQNKFAYRYPRGESYEDLVVRLEPVMMELERQGNVLVVSHQAVLRCVLAYFLDKSADELPYLKVPLHTIIKLTPVAYGCKVEHIMLPITAVDTHRAKPENEPDLDDSFDSTVGGSPPNGKQILLNGSNGECRFFPNNS
- the LOC131290028 gene encoding 6-phosphofructo-2-kinase/fructose-2,6-bisphosphatase-like isoform X3, which codes for MATDEKKSNDNMISLGWKFLNKETFGNGERANYVNSPHVIAMVGLPARGKTYISKKLSRYLNWIGINTKVFNLGEYRRHATDAYRSHEFFRPDNEEAMAIRQHCAELALEDVCNWLENGGEVAVFDATNSTRDRRQMIREIVVKKMGYKLFFVESVCDDPSIIEQNIMEVKVSSPDYRNMNMEEALSDFRLRIEHYQERYEPLSEELEKDLSYMKIYNTGEKVVVHKHEGHIQSRIVYYLMNIHITPRTIYLTRHGESEHNLQGLIGGDSNLSERGRRYAQALAKYIDEQQIEGLRVWTSWLKRTIQTVADVNAPQERWKALNEIDAGICEEMTYEDIQTRFPEEFKARDQNKFAYRYPRGESYEDLVVRLEPVMMELERQGNVLVVSHQAVLRCVLAYFLDKSADELPYLKVPLHTIIKLTPVAYGCKVEHIMLPITAVDTHRAKPEVPGDLDPKFWGKPNPNPVEKKSK